Proteins from a genomic interval of Fusarium oxysporum Fo47 chromosome I, complete sequence:
- a CDS encoding carbon-nitrogen hydrolase has translation MAAAGHIRLGTASPGTQSSTSATIALIDTLAQRASSSHIDILLLPEAFIGGYPRGSSFGCEIGNRSAEGRDEFARYFDSAIDLGDTVGPGGGGAGIKWAKRQLGEEDEVRGDGSREELERIAKDTGVFIVVGCIEKAGGSLYCSVVYVCPKGGMLGKRRKVLPTGSERLIWAQGSPSTLQAVTTTIRGIRINLAAAICWENYMPLLRQSLYAQNINLYLAPTADNRDAWLGLMRTVGVEGRCFVVSSNMCVPKSTTSSETNGVRQRRGSCMTEEGFEIALPKSPSRRRRKSVFDEDGNEIVLGCDDDGTNTQPPPAKSAVSSGKAGFLSRGGSSIVSPFGDVIAGPQWEDPDGLIFADVDFRDCIRGRLDLDAAGSYSRNDAFKFSVEGLNLDPLPY, from the exons ATGGCTGCAGCTGGTCATATCCGTCTTGGAACCGCCTCCCCAGGCACCCAATCCTCCACCTCCGCTACCATCGCCCTCATCGACACCCTCGCCCAGCGCGCATCCTCATCCCACATcgacatcctcctcctccccgAGGCCTTCATCGGCGGGTATCCCCGCGGCAGCTCCTTCGGCTGTGAGATTGGTAATCGCAGTGCAGAAGGACGCGATGAATTCGCTCGTTACTTCGATTCAGCCATTGATCTCGGCGATACCGTTGGAcctggcggtggtggtgcGGGGATCAAGTGGGCGAAGAGACAGCTtggtgaggaggatgaagtccGTGGTGATGGCTCACGGGAGGAACTAGAGCGCATTGCGAAGGATACAGGTGTTTTTATCGTGGTGGGTTGTATTGAGAAAGCTGGTGGGAGCTTGTATTGCTCTGTTGTTTATGTTTGTCCCAAGGGCGGTATGCTTGGAAAGCGTCGCAAAGTCCTTCCT ACTGGCTCTGAACGCCTCATCTGGGCTCAAGGCTCCCCCAGCACGCTCCAAGCCGTAACAACCACCATCCGCGGCATACGCATCAACCTCGCCGCCGCAATCTGCTGGGAGAACTACATGCCCCTTCTGCGCCAAAGCCTCTACGCTCAAAACATCAATCTCTACCTCGCGCCTACAGCCGATAACCGCGACGCATGGCTCGGTCTCATGCGAACAGTCGGTGTTGAAGGACGCTGTTTCGTCGTCAGCAGCAACATGTGCGTTCCCAAGAGCACCACTTCCTCTGAAACAAACGGTGTGAGACAGCGTCGTGGGTCGTGTATGACAGAGGAGGGATTTGAGATTGCGCTGCCGAAATCGCCGAGTCGAAGAAGACGTAAGTCGGtgtttgatgaggatgggaaTGAGATTGTGTTGGGgtgtgatgatgatggtacGAACActcaacctcctcctgcGAAGAGCGCTGTTTCTTCTGGAAAAGCGGGGTTTCTTTCGCGTGGAGGTTCATCGATTGTTTCGCCGTTTGGAGATGTCATTGCTGGACCGCAGTGGGAGGATCCTGATGGGTTGATCTTTGCGGATGTTGATTTCCGTGATTGTATCAGGGGCcgtcttgatcttgatgcTGCGGGGAGTTATTCGCGAAACGATGCGTTCAAGTTTAGTGTTGAGGGGTTGAACTTGGATCCTCTTCCTTATTGA
- a CDS encoding WLM domain-containing protein: MADSPMSDSEQSWLTLSITHRKVTYELSFPEDATITDLFNEIEASLDIPVANQKIIAPKTPLLKAPFKNPDMPLLDLKGKHLTLMGSGAAEIQQVQDMAERVAKRNAARMAQRSKARHATTTRRNPQDSQYTFLQVRPLQGLPNPDRSQKLLLRLKEDPGIRAAMTKHKFAVGLLTEMEPLSHTQTTHEGTSRILGLNRNQGEVIELRLRTDAHDGYRDYKTIRKTLCHELAHNVHGPHDRNFWDLCHQIEREVDAADWKSGGHTIGETSRYTVSGRDEEEEDYPEDFGGWTGGEFVLGGVKNNSTAGMSRREVLAQAALERQRKEVDSERKVLEEQRQRTPPGDESK; this comes from the coding sequence ATGGCAGACTCTCCCATGTCCGACAGCGAGCAGTCCTGGCTCACACTATCAATCACACACCGAAAAGTTACTTACGAACTCTCATTCCCCGAAGATGCGACGATTACAGACCTTTTCAACGAGATTGAAGCGAGTCTCGATATTCCCGTCGCAAACCAAAAGATCATCGCCCCAAAGACTCCTCTCCTCAAAGCGCCCTTCAAGAACCCCGATATGCCCCTCCTCGACCTCAAGGGCAAGCATCTGACCCTCATGGGCTCTGGCGCTGCGGAGATTCAGCAGGTGCAGGATATGGCCGAGCGCGTTGCGAAGCGCAATGCTGCGAGGATGGCGCAGAGGAGTAAAGCACGTCATGCGACGACGACGCGCCGAAATCCACAAGACTCGCAATATACATTTCTTCAAGTCCGACCACTCCAAGGCCTGCCGAACCCAGACCGCAGCCAGAAACTTCTTCTGCGACTGAAGGAAGACCCTGGTATTCGCGCTGCCATGACGAAACACAAATTCGCTGTTGGTCTCCTTACAGAGATGGAACCTCTTTCGCATACGCAAACAACACATGAGGGAACAAGTCGCATTCTGGGATTGAATCGCAATCAAGGCGAGGTCATCGAACTACGATTACGAACAGATGCGCACGATGGATATCGCGATTACAAAACCATTCGCAAGACATTGTGCCACGAACTGGCGCATAATGTTCATGGTCCGCATGACAGGAACTTCTGGGACTTGTGTCATCAGATCGAGAGAGAAGTTGACGCTGCGGATTGGAAATCAGGCGGACATACGATTGGCGAAACATCGCGATATACTGTTTCTGGAcgtgatgaggaagaggaggattATCCTGAGGACTTTGGTGGTTGGACTGGTGGTGAATTTGTGTTGGGAGGAGTTAAGAACAATTCTACTGCTGGGATGAGTAGACGAGAGGTACTCGCCCAAGCAGCGCTTGAAAGGCAGAGAAAGGAGGTTGATTCCGAGCGGAAGGTTTTGGAGGAGCAAAGACAACGAACACCACCAGGTGATGAATCCAAGTAA
- a CDS encoding Mre11 DNA-binding presumed domain-containing protein translates to MPEFTEADTIRILVATDNHVGYEERDPIRRDDSWRTFDEILNLARTEDVDMVLLAGDLFHDNKPSRKSLYQVMRTLRQNCLGMKPCPLEFLSDAASVFEGAFTHVNYEDPDINISIPVFSIHGNHDDPSGEGNYCSLDLLQASGLLNYYGRVPEADNIEAKPILLQKGLTKLALFGLSNVRDERMFRTFRDHKVKWFRPETQMADWFNLLAVHQNHHAHTATSYLPENVLPDWLDLVVWGHEHECLIDPTQNPETGFHVMQPGSSVATSLVPGEAVQKHVAIVSVTGKDFKVDKLPLKSVRPFVTREVILAQDKRFKGLDKKKDNRQEVTRRLMEVVEEMIEEANADWEAIQTDEEALEERPLPLIRLKVEYTATEGGQFEVENPQRFSNRFVGKVANTNDVVYFYRKKTSQRKANAANPTDALEALDGADDMVKVENLVQDFLSAQSLKVLPQGPFGDAVTQFVTKDDKHAMELFVSEHLTGQVRSMLGLESDDEDLNSAMDIYRTRIEQQQASGMQTARAERKRVLKPKPATWDSDFDGSWENEPDAWTYEDEQAETSSRASAPAPAPARKTARGRAKATQQDDDMDLMDDNEPLPAPAKKPAAKRATRATKAAPAKKAPAKGRGRKAFEDSEDEEEDVIMESEEEPAPPPPKTRRTAAKSTAKTPATRGAGKNTRQTKLNFSQSQKGGTQSKAVEISDDEISDDDAFEPAPATTRSTRRR, encoded by the exons ATGCCCGAGTTCACCG AGGCGGATACCATTCGTATCCTCGTTGCGACCGACAATCATGTCGGTTATGAAGAGCGAGACCCGATTCGTAGGGATGATAGTTGGAGAACTTTCGATGAGATTTTGAACCTCGCCCGGACTGAAGAT GTCGATATGGTTCTCCTCGCTGGCGATCTCTTTCACGACAACAAACCCTCCCGAAAGTCCCTGTACCAAGTCATGCGTACACTCCGACAAAACTGCCTGGGCATGAAACCTTGTCCTCTCGAATTCCTCTCCGATGCTGCATCTGTCTTTGAAGGTGCATTCACGCATGTCAACTACGAAGATCCCGACATCAACATTTCCATTCCTGTCTTTTCGATCCATGGCAATCATGATGATCCTTCCGGTGAAGGTAACTACTGTTCGCTTGATCTTTTACAAGCGAGCGGGCTACTCAATTACTACGGCCGTGTCCCCGAGGCAGACAACATCGAGGCCAAGCCGATTCTGCTACAGAAGGGTCTTACAAAGCTTGCCCTGTTTGGGTTGAGCAATGTTCGAGATGAGCGCATGTTCCGTACCTTCCGGGATCATAAAGTCAAGTGGTTTCGGCCTGAAACCCAGATGGCTGACTGGTTCAACTTGTTGGCTGTTCACCAAAATCACCATGCCCATACAGCCACATCCTACCTCCCCGAGAATGTCTTGCCTGACTGGTTGGATCTTGTAGTCTGGGGTCACGAGCACGAGTGTTTGATCGACCCTACACAGAACCCCGAAACAGGCTTTCACGTCATGCAGCCCGGCTCATCTGTCGCAACTTCACTGGTGCCCGGTGAGGCGGTTCAGAAGCACGTTGCTATTGTGAGCGTGACCGGCAAAGACTTCAAGGTCGACAAGCTTCCTCTCAAGAGTGTGCGTCCCTTTGTCACACGGGAAGTCATCCTTGCGCAGGACAAGCGCTTCAAAGGActtgacaagaagaaggataatCGCCAGGAAGTCACACGAAGACTGATGGAGGTGGTTGAGGAGATGATCGAGGAGGCCAATGCGGATTGGGAGGCCATCCAGACAGACGAAGAGGCTCTAGAAGAACGACCTCTTCCGCTAATTCGTCTGAAAGTGGAGTACACAGCCACGGAAGGTGGCCagtttgaggttgagaatcCCCAGAGGTTCTCAAATCGATTTGTTGGTAAGGTGGCCAACACGAATGATGTTGTCTACTTTTACCGCAAAAAGACGTCACAGC GCAAGGCGAATGCTGCCAACCCAACAGACGCTCTTGAGGCACTCGATGGTGCTGATGACATGGTCAAGGTGGAGAATCTAGTGCAAGACTTTCTATCAGCGCAATCACTCAAGGTCCTTCCTCAAGGACCTTTTGGTGATGCTGTAACTCAATTCGTGACAAAGGATGACAAGCACGCGATGGAGCTGTTTGTTTCAGAGCACCTAACGGGACAAGTCCGATCCATGCTGGGCTTGGAGTCGGACGACGAAGACCTCAACAGTGCCATGGATATCTACCGAACAAGGatcgagcagcagcaagctaGCGGCATGCAGACAGCACGAGCGGAGAGGAAGCGAGTTCTCAAGCCAAAGCCAGCGACCTGGGACAGTGACTTTGATGGTAGCTGGGAGAATGAGCCAGATGCCTGGACATATGAGGATGAACAGGCCGAGACCTCTTCACGCGCATCTGCACCCGCACCTGCGCCAGCACGCAAGACTGCACGTGGACGAGCCAAGGCAACACAGCAAGACGATGACATGGACTTGATGGACGACAATGAGCCGCTCCCTGCACCTGCGAAGAAACCAGCAGCCAAACGAGCAACACGCGCCACAAAAGCAGCACCAGCCAAAAAGGCCCCGGCAAAGGGACGAGGCCGCAAGGCATTTGAAGACagtgaagacgaggaagaagacgtgATTATGGAATCAGAAGAAGAACCCgcacctcctccaccaaagACGCGACGAACCGCTGCGAAGAGCACCGCCAAGACACCGGCGACTCGAGGAGCGGGTAAGAATACACGGCAGACAAAGTTGAACTTTTCACAGTCGCAGAAGGGCGGTACGCAGAGTAAGGCTGTTGAGATtagcgatgatgagatttcGGATGATGATGCGTTTGAGCCGGCGCCTGCGACGACACGAAGTACGAGGAGGAGATAG